In Xiphias gladius isolate SHS-SW01 ecotype Sanya breed wild chromosome 16, ASM1685928v1, whole genome shotgun sequence, a genomic segment contains:
- the slitrk5b gene encoding SLIT and NTRK-like protein 5 — MHLWISCVLLSATSVCTVQMYGSYGEICQRLCACEEREGILTVSCENRGIVSLSDISPVHFSQYHLLLTGNLLKKLSANDFVEYRGLTILHLGNNDISEVEAGAFNGLQGLKRLHLNNNKIDALKGEFFFGLESLEYLQIDYNYITHVAPNAFSRLRHLEVLILNDNLITTLPVNIFQYVPLTHLDLRGNQLKVLPYSGLLEHMNSVVELQLEENPWNCSCELIALKTWLESISYTALVGDVVCEFPFRLHGRDLDEVSKQELCPRRAIAEYEMPPLPHLSSDAYYRTTPALVTASFTSSGIARSSSRPTKGPRQSGKLKSRPTARVPSNKPQNYGQIISYQTKSPVPLDCPTACTCNLQISDLGLNVNCQERKIEHISDLNPKPYNPKKMYLTGNYIPVVRRSDFIEATGLDLLHLGNNRIARIHDRAFGDLTHLRRLYLNGNLIDHLTAEMFYGLESLQFLYLEYNVIKEVAPDTFQHVPKLQLLFLNNNLLKTLPVGTFNGLTLARLNLRNNHLRYLPVSGVLDQLTALVQVDLFENPWDCSCSILELKVWLEHLSTGTVVNNVICGSPKRLAGEDMRYIKTANFCPNNSDLLASMIPPSEESFPGSTITIETSLDSDTQYSAIPLSVMILALLLMFIVSVFVAAGLFVAMKKRRQKSQNEQNNSMNACISSLNMEYGLYKKGSIPKVRTSAGHVYEYIPPPTESTCRTTAHTPTDSKSVDGFRDFDELSGAFLGNSDEEAISNVISSEYSATTPEPLNKPSIPHQDDPCYYRDVLEPHKQARYNTLPCRHTAHSSSQYTSDFDARHQYMHPERIQQTILYCTAPSTVYAEPNRSEYWELKAKLHIDPDYLEVLEKRTTFTQF; from the coding sequence ATGCATCTCTGGATTTCATGTGTTTTGCTCAGTGCTACATCGGTGTGCACTGTTCAGATGTATGGCAGTTATGGGGAAATATGTCAAAGACTGTGTGcctgtgaggagagagaggggataCTTACCGTGAGCTGTGAAAACAGAGGAATTGTAAGTCTCTCAGACATAAGCCCAGTGCACTTCTCCCAGTATCATCTGCTGCTTACAGGGAATCTCTTGAAAAAGCTGTCTGCCAATGACTTTGTTGAGTACAGAGGACTTACAATATTACATCTGGGAAATAATGACATATCTGAAGTTGAAGCCGGAGCTTTTAATGGACTTCAGGGATTAAAACGATTACATctcaacaataacaaaattgaTGCCTTGAAGGGGGAGTTTTTCTTTGGCCTTGAAAGTCTGGAATATCTACAAATTGATTATAATTATATCACTCATGTGGCGCCAAATGCCTTCAGCAGACTTCGACATCTGGAGGTCCTGATTCTAAACGACAACCTAATAACTACTCTGCCCGTGAATATTTTCCAATATGTACCATTGACTCATTTGGACTTAAGGGGGAATCAGCTCAAAGTGCTTCCCTACTCAGGTCTGCTGGAGCACATGAACAGTGTTGTGGAGTTACAGCTGGAGGAGAATCCGTGGAACTGTTCCTGCGAGCTGATTGCTCTCAAAACCTGGCTCGAGAGCATATCATACACAGCTTTAGTCGGCGATGTTGTTTGTGAGTTCCCTTTTCGGCTTCATGGGAGAGATCTTGATGAGGTTTCAAAACAGGAGTTGTGCCCGAGGAGAGCCATTGCTGAATATGAGATGCCACCCCTGCCACATTTGAGCAGTGATGCATACTACAGGACCACGCCAGCTCTAGTCACAGCTTCTTTCACCTCATCTGGGATTGCACGGTCCTCATCAAGACCCACCAAGGGACCTCGACAGTCAGGCAAATTAAAATCAAGACCCACTGCTCGTGTCCCATCTAATAAACCGCAAAATTACGGCCAGATTATTTCATATCAGACCAAATCCCCTGTGCCTTTAGATTGCCCGACTGCCTGTACCTGCAATCTTCAAATTTCAGACCTTGGCCTGAATGTGAATTGCCAGGAGCGAAAGATTGAGCATATCTCTGATTTAAATCCCAAACCTTACAACCCAAAAAAGATGTATCTCACAGGGAATTACATCCCTGTGGTGCGCCGATCAGATTTTATTGAGGCAACTGGATTAGATTTGCTTCATCTTGGTAATAATCGAATAGCTCGCATACATGACAGAGCATTTGGCGATTTGACACATCTAAGAAGACTTTACCTGAATGGGAATTTGATAGACCATCTTACAGCTGAGATGTTTTATGGATTGGAAAGCCTTCAGTTCTTATATTTAGAATACAATGTCATTAAAGAGGTTGCTCCTGATACCTTTCAGCATGTACCCAAACTTCAGCTTCTTTTTCTGAACAATAACCTCTTGAAAACTTTACCAGTGGGCACATTCAATGGCCTGACATTGGCCAGGCTAAATCTTCGCAACAACCATCTGCGATATCTGCCAGTCAGTGGTGTGCTAGATCAGCTTACAGCACTGGTGCAAGTCGATTTGTTTGAGAATCCCTGGGATTGCTCCTGTAGCATACTGGAGTTGAAGGTGTGGCTGGAGCATCTTAGCACAGGCACAGTCGTAAACAATGTCATCTGTGGCTCGCCTAAGAGACTAGCTGGGGAGGACATGAGATACATTAAGACAGCTAATTTCTGCCCTAATAACTCTGATTTACTTGCCTCCATGATCCCACCCTCTGAAGAATCTTTTCCTGGCAGCACTATCACCATAGAAACATCTTTGGACTCTGACACACAATACAGTGCCATTCCTTTATCTGTGATGATTCTTGCCCTTCTCCTCATGTtcattgtttctgtgtttgtcgcTGCGGGATTGTTCGTGGCAATGAAAAAGAGACGTCAAAAGAGTCAAAATGAGCAGAATAACTCCATGAATGCTTGCATTAGCTCTCTGAACATGGAATATGGCCTTTACAAGAAGGGATCCATTCCCAAAGTCAGAACCTCTGCTGGACATGTATATGAGTATATCCCACCTCCCACAGAATCCACGTGCAGAACTACTGCTCACACGCCGACGGACAGCAAATCAGTTGATGGATTCAGAGACTTTGATGAGTTGAGCGGTGCTTTTCTGGGTAACTCAGATGAGGAGGCAATCAGTAATGTAATAAGCTCAGAATACAGTGCCACTACTCCAGAGCCTCTTAACAAGCCCTCCATCCCTCACCAAGATGATCCATGTTACTACAGAGATGTACTTGAGCCTCACAAACAAGCACGCTACAATACGTTACCATGCAGGCATACAGCGCATTCATCGAGTCAGTATACCTCAGACTTTGATGCAAGGCATCAATACATGCACCCAGAGAGAATACAACAGACAATACTCTATTGCACAGCACCAAGTACTGTTTATGCGGAGCCCAACCGGAGCGAGTACTGGGAACTTAAAGCAAAGCTTCATATTGATCCTGATTACCTTGAGGTTCTTGAAAAACGAACCACATTTACACAGTTTTAA